A part of Paramisgurnus dabryanus chromosome 15, PD_genome_1.1, whole genome shotgun sequence genomic DNA contains:
- the LOC135758573 gene encoding uncharacterized protein — protein sequence MDRETLIDFYFQLGMSYKNILQSLALQGIFLSERHLHRILRNRGLYRRQYGDLGAGIDFIFDQLQGSGRDHGYRWMYAKCLQQGICIRKEDVRIILSLLDPINTQARQTRRLRRRQYFAQGPNFIWHIDSYDKLKPYGICINGCIDGFSRKITWLRAASTNSDPRVIGGYFVETVERLGGCPRLVRTDMGTENVVVRDIQRYLRRNGEDDRAAERSYITGKSTANQRIESWWGVMRKEGIEYWITLFGELKDEGLFTGDVLDKALSQFSFMAIIQEELNELRDVWNAHRIRPSKNTNVPCGKPDVMFMAPHLWGVEDLIVPLTEDLNACKENCKFLSSVPCDEDVFDLCTIIMEESDLQFPSTRTQALDLYLHLRDVVRPQISGQEN from the exons ATGGACAGAGAAACTTTAATAGATTTTTATTTCCAACTGGGAATGAGTTATAAAAACATTCTCCAAAGTCTAGCGTTACAGGGAATATTTTTATCTGAGAGGCACCTACATCGCATTTTAAGAAACAGGGGGCTTTACCGGCGACAATACGGTGACCTTGGGGCTggtattgattttatttttgatCAACTGCAAGGTTCAGGAAGAGATCACGGGTATCGGTGGATGTATGCAAAGTGCTTGCAACAAGGAATATGCATCAGAAAAGAAGATGTAAGGATCATACTCTCTTTGCTTGACCCTATTAACACCCAGGCTCGTCAGACCCGACGATTGAGACGAAGACAGTATTTTGCTCAGGGACCTAACTTTATATGGCACATAGACTCATACGACAAACTTAAGCCGTATGGAATATGCATCAATGGATGCATCGATGGGTTTTCTCGTAAAATTACTTGGCTAAGGGCAGCTTCAACCAACAGCGACCCACGAGTTATTGGGGGCTACTTTGTTGAAACAGTTGAGCGTTTAGGAGGGTGTCCCAGGCTTGTGCGAACTGACATGGGCACAGAGAATGTGGTGGTGAGAGACATTCAGCGCTATTTACGGAGAAACGGCGAGGACGACAGAGCAGCAGAACGCAGTTACATTACAGGGAAAAGTACTGCTAATCAGCGAATTGAAAGTTGGTGGGGAGTGATGAGAAAAGAAGGAATTGAATACTGGATTACACTTTTTGGAGAACTCAAGGATGAAGGACTTTTCACTGGTGATGTTTTGGACAAAGCTCTATCGCAGTTCTCATTCATGGCAATTATTCAG GAAGAGTTAAATGAGTTACGGGACGTTTGGAACGCTCACCGCATAAGGCCGTCTAAAAACACCAACGTGCCCTGTGGAAAACCTGACGTCATGTTCATGGCACCTCACCTATGGGGTGTGGAGGACCTGATTGTTCCACTGACAGAAGACTTAAATGCTTGTAAAGAAAACTGCAAATTCTTAAGTTCTGTCCCATGTGATGAGGACGTGTTTGATTTGTGCACCATCATAATGGAGGAATCAGACTTGCAGTTTCCCTCCACCAGGACACAAGCCCTTGACCTATATTTACATCTTAGAGATGTTGTGCGTCCACAGATAAGTGGACaagaaaattaa
- the LOC135741541 gene encoding uncharacterized protein, with the protein MDASLKEFLIKRNIGEDVIQKLEDENIDKTVIPMMTDSDLAKYIPKAGDRISTVAFCRQVSTSNQSQSRKDTILSRLRHRLSSGDDSIPAKKSSSWIGNSNAKKTQRRIELGWMDFDEKEQRYKQVKAINGGGTRHLSLDKNKTVKDVKDDAEILFFPNGYSKKQKKLSHYTTDIECSQVHVEMSKTIEQLYSESKVRILRLYLCTKMKPEEQSSDEDEAVTAVIDLNDSETENVINSVSSVDSEITLGASESETVQMDDTLPWDHFEHQIIEEPFLAPETVIIVTESGFEVPPLDELNPDGLISTRENFLTSPVIDEIQSVSTPETLLGDNGVPAQIGHELQPSVATLIVRRGQCLTDLISAFKNPDVINTEVHIKMRLPNGDLEEGEGIGVFRDCLTEFWTDFYDSCTLGVDVKVPFIRHDYQYEEWQAVARVFVVGWKQASYLPVKLATPFLEEVLYGTTTSSLKDSLLLYVSEQERAVLMSALKDFDSVDSDELFDVLDAHECKQVPNKDTLIPLLAQIGHKAIIQAPMYVIECWRPIMVHVASMLPPDGLHQAIKQKKPTAKIVKELLHFPDDMTAAQAAVARYLKKYIGEIDLNTLQLFLRFCTGSDLMDRPITIEFVETSDFLRRPQTHTCGCILKLPVGYHSYPDLRSEFNKILTSSVWAMDII; encoded by the exons ATGGATGCTTCACTGAAAGAGTTCCTAATAAAGCGTAACATTGGTGAAGACGTTATTCAAAAGCTTGAAGATGAAAAC atTGATAAAACTGTAATTCCTATGATGACAGACAGTGACTTGGCAAAGTACATCCCTAAAGCTGGAGATAGAATCTCTACTGTGGCCTTTTGCAGACAAGTCAGTACATCAAATCAGTCACAGTCCAGGAAAGACACTATACTTTCAAGACTACGACATAGGCTGTCTTCTGGTGATGACAGTATTCCTGCAAAGAAAAGTTCTTCATGGATTGGAAACTCAAATGCTAAAAAAACACAGAGACGCATTGAGCTTGGGTGGATGGATTTTGATGAAAAAGAGCAGCGGTACAAACAAGTGAAGGCAATAAATGGTGGAGGAACAAGACATCTCTCTCTAGACAAAAACAAAACGGTGAAAGATGTGAAGGATGATGCTGAAATTCTGTTTTTCCCAAATGGTTAttcaaagaaacaaaaaaaactttcacaCTACACAACTGATATTGAGTGCTCTCAGGTGCATGTTGAAATGTCCAAAACAATAGAGCAGTTGTACAGTGAAAGCAAAGTCAGAATACTGAGACTGTATCTGTGTACCAAAATGAAACCAGAAGAGCAATCCAGTGATGAGGATGAAGCTGTTACTGCAGTTATAGATCTCAATGACAGTGAAACAGAAAACGTAATCAATTCAGTGTCGTCAGTTGACTCTGAAATTACTTTAGGAGCTTCTGAGAGTGAAACTGTGCAAATGGATGACACATTACCATGGGATCATTTTGAACATCAAATAATTGAAGAACCATTCCTTGCTCCTGAAACAGTAATTATTGTAACTGAGAGTGGCTTTGAAGTTCCACCACTAGATGAACTAAATCCTGATGGTCTAATTTCAACAAGAGAAAATTTTCTGACCTCTCCAGTCATTGATGAAATCCAGTCTGTCTCTACACCAGAAACTTTGTTGGGAGACAATGGTGTTCCAGCTCAAATAGGTCATGAACTACAACCTTCTGTTGCGACACTGATTGTGAGGAGAGGACAATGTCTCACTGACCTTATTAGTGCTTTTAAAAATCCAGATGTTATTAATACAGAAGTTCACATTAAGATGCGTTTACCAAATGGAGATCTTGAAGAGGGTGAAGGAATTGGTGTATTTCGAGACTGCCTGACTGAATTTTGGACAGATTTTTATGACAGCTGCACTCTGGGGGTGGATGTAAAAGTACCCTTTATCAGACATGATTATCAGTATGAAGAGTGGCAAGCAGTAGCAAGAGTGTTTGTTGTTGGTTGGAAGCAAGCTAGCTATTTACCTGTGAAACTGGCAACACCTTTTCTGGAAGAAGTACTGTATGGCACTACAACCAGTAGCCTAAAGGATTCCCTTTTGTTGTATGTATCTGAACAAGAAAGAGCTGTCCTTATGAGTGCTTTAAAAGACTTTGACTCTGTTGACTCAGATGAACTGTTTGATGTTCTTGATGCACATGAGTGCAAACAGGTCCCCAACAAAGACACACTCATCCCTCTCCTAGCACAAATAGGACACAAGGCCATCATACAGGCCCCAATGTATGTGATTGAGTGTTGGCGTCCCATTATGGTGCATGTGGCTAGTATGCTACCACCAGATGGTCTGCATCAAGCAATTAAACAGAAGAAACCAACTGCAAAAATAGTAAAGGAGCTGTTACACTTCCCAGATGACATGACAGCAGCCCAGGCAGCGGTTGCACGCTATCTGAAAAAGTACATTGGTGAAATTGATCTGAACACCCTTCAGCTTTTCCTCCGGTTCTGTACTGGTTCAGATTTAATGGATAGGCCTATAACTATTGAGTTCGTTGAAACTAGTGATTTTCTACGCAggccacaaacacacacatgcggATGCATTTTAAAGCTCCCAGTAGGCTATCACAGTTATCCTGATCTACGCAGTGAATTCAATAAGATCCTGACAAGCTCCGTGTGGGCCATGGATATTATTTAA